The following coding sequences lie in one Arachis stenosperma cultivar V10309 chromosome 5, arast.V10309.gnm1.PFL2, whole genome shotgun sequence genomic window:
- the LOC130979809 gene encoding uncharacterized protein LOC130979809, with the protein MSSMLHRSFKPAKCKTALKLAVSRIKLLKNKREAQVRQLKRELAQLLESGQDQTARIRVEHVVREEKTMAAYDLIEIYCELIAARLPMIESQKNCPIDLKEAISSVIFACPRCADLPELVDVRKHLTVKYGKEFASAAVELRPDCGVNRLLVEKLSAKAPDGPTKIKILSAIAEEHNIKWEPKSFGENDVKPSQDLLAGPNTFEKATYAEPSQVHVPAAVRDEKGPPNVQASSQFKPVYDRPTGSDAQNTSDATRKDTGNQSRPSGMSDPKIMPSGTGNQEMHYRDSYSENRSAFPTVKQNWNMEFKDAASAAQAAAESAERASMAARAAAELSSRENVARQRSSESHSSPRSQLRDEVPQEYSFNDDKHLSTGSAYTTFQRGSSGLNNEKINTREQNNSVGMRNEYYRNNQENVTKHVQSASLTSASAFDDEHLSTNSAYSTFHRSSSGMKNEKNSARDQDNMGGAPNEYYRNSQENAMKHVQSASLSSASAFDDNPFASRSQMADINQHHSFEQGSSDFRDVRTKRQESRTEADFVTKLHGDSDVNTEDNYDFGDASTDRKSRQASSSHLISPSDDRHDSLNLSGWGRVSEDVEDRFVTGEGNTMETSSYKDTSVVFDNYGSEDDDYKFEFDEKPNTVFFPSPDSKSHTDSLEKRNSWSHGQDINEEVPIYSSQSYLSTFSEGLTKSAVSSEKEDMLPVTFDDYDDSGSDSEVNSVNSKVPGNFGHVNSGVDHSTKLGALEGSSSRTDKTAGSDRNPRLLSPSSFGSDTLEEHFERKVDIASVSGKNFGNNDSPTNQPSSRERSSVLDSDLKANIHASQSPNTSIDTESFQESEIGSARELNYGTLRGGFRNKGYSRPPYVKGTLNRVQSPPDDMSIQNGRSLPTVRTLVSSDSREASTRNRSVGLRTHSTFSESDNFELSSNSQQPLTSTYEPRIQMGQSETKKKSKTYFDSDDSSSDDEQPKQNLASSARPGSGASRRTSVPSKTATTRTKLGWKSTRASQESENEEASSMNSSENRASSEPRSSTSVQPSSSLPKKVMQDYGEEQEASKGGSSEADTKEKAGHVHPKLPDYDSFAAHFMSLRKGRQ; encoded by the exons ATGTCTTCTATGTTGCATAGAAGCTTCAAGCCTGCAAAGTG caaaactgcatTGAAGCTTGCGGTTTCGAGGATAAAGCTTCTGAAGAATAAGAGAGAAGCGCAAGTTAGGCAGCTTAAGAGGGAACTAGCTCAGTTGCTGGAGTCTGGTCAAGATCAAACTGCTAGAATAAGG GTTGAACATGTTGTCAGGGAAGAGAAGACGATGGCAGCATATGATCTTATTGAGATATACTGTGAACTTATTGCTGCACGCTTGCCAATGATCGAGTCACAAAA aAACTGTCCCATCGATTTAAAGGAAGCAATTTCAAGTGTAATATTTGCATGTCCAAGATGTGCAGACTTACCTGAGCTCGTAGATGTGCGGAAGCATCTTACAGTGAAGTATGGGAAAGAATTTGCATCGGCAGCTGTTGAATTACGCCCTGACTGTGGTGTAAATCGCTTG TTGGTTGAGAAATTGTCTGCCAAAGCACCCGATGGTccaaccaaaataaaaatactgtCTGCAATTGCTGAAGAACATAATATCAAATGGGAACCCAAGTCATTTGGAGAAAATGATGTAAAGCCTTCTCAAGACTTGTTG GCTGGGCCAAACACTTTTGAGAAGGCAACTTATGCAGAACCTTCTCAAGTCCATGTTCCAGCAGCTGTTCGTGATGAAAAGGGTCCTCCTAACGTACAGGCTTCCTCACAATTTAAACCAGTGTATGATAGACCAACAGGTTCGGATGCGCAGAATACAAGTGATGCTACTAGAAAGGACACTGGAAATCAGTCGAGACCATCAGGCATGTCTGATCCCAAAATTATGCCTTCAG GAACTGGAAATCAAGAAATGCATTATAGAGATTCATATTCTGAAAACAGGAGTGCTTTTCCTACTGTAAAGCAGAATTGGAATATGGAATTTAAGGATGCTGCCTCTGCTGCACAGGCAGCAGCAGAATCTGCGGAGCGTGCAAGCATGGCTGCAAGAGCAGCTGCGGAACTTTCAAGTCGTGAAAATGTAGCAAGGCAGCGTTCAAGTGAATCACATAGTTCTCCCAGAAGCCAGCTAAGAGATGAAGTACCTCAAGAATATTCTTTTAATGATGACAAACACCTTTCTACAGGTTCTGCGTATACCACCTTCCAGAGAGGCAGTTCTGGGTTGAacaatgaaaaaattaatacaagagAGCAAAATAACTCGGTAGGAATGCGCAATGAATATTACAGGAATAATCAAGAGAATGTAACGAAACATGTGCAGTCTGCATCATTGACATCTGCTAGTGCTTTTGATGATGAACACCTTTCTACAAACTCTGCTTATAGCACCTTCCATAGAAGCAGTTCTGgcatgaaaaatgaaaaaaatagtgCCAGAGATCAAGATAACATGGGAGGAGCTCCCAATGAATATTACAGGAATAGTCAAGAGAATGCAATGAAACATGTGCAGTCCGCATCATTGTCATCTGCTAGTGCTTTTGATGATAACCCATTTGCTAGCAGGTCTCAAATGGCTGATATAAATCAGCATCACTCATTTGAGCAAGGGAGCAGTGACTTCCGTGATGTGAGAACAAAAAGGCAGGAAAGCAGAACTGAAGCAGATTTTGTAACTAAACTGCATGGTGATAGTGATGTGAACACTGAAGACAATTATGACTTTGGTGATGCAAGTACAGATAGAAAATCTAGACAAGCTTCCTCTTCTCACCTCATTTCTCCGAGTGATGATCGCCATGATAGTTTGAATCTGAGTGGCTGGGGAAGGGTCAGTGAAGATGTGGAAGATCGGTTTGTCACTGGTGAAGGGAACACCATGGAAACAAGTTCTTATAAAGATACTTCCGTTGTATTTGATAATTATGGATCAGAGGATGATGATTATAAATTTGAGTTTGATGAAAAACCCAATACAGTATTTTTCCCATCTCCGGATAGCAAGTCACATACTGATTCATTAGAAAAGAGAAATTCTTGGAGCCATGGACAAGATATTAATGAGGAAGTGCCAATTTATAGTTCACAGTCATACTTATCTACGTTTTCTGAAGGATTGACTAAGTCTGCAGTTTCTTCTGAAAAAGAAGACATGTTGCCTGTCACTTTTGATGATTACGATGACTCGGGTTCAGATAGTGAGGTGAATTCGGTCAATTCTAAGGTTCCTGGGAATTTTGGTCATGTAAATTCTGGTGTTGATCACAGTACAAAGCTTGGGGCTTTAGAGGGGTCTTCATCAAGAACTGATAAGACTGCAGGTTCTGACAGAAATCCTAGGTTATTATCACCATCTTCATTTGGTTCGGATACTCTGGAAGAGCATTTTGAGAGAAAGGTGGATATTGCTAGTGTTTCAGGAAAGAACTTTGGCAACAATGACTCACCAACCAATCAGCCATCTTCAAGGGAAAGAAGCTCTGTATTGGATTCGGATCTTAAGGCAAATATCCATGCATCACAGTCACCAAACACTTCCATTGATACTGAAAGTTTTCAGGAATCTGAAATAGGAAGTGCCAGGGAATTAAACTATGGAACATTGAGGGGCGGTTTTCGCAACAAGGGTTATAGTCGACCACCTTATGTTAAGGGTACATTGAATAGGGTTCAATCTCCACCAGATGACATGTCGATCCAGAATGGAAGATCTTTGCCTACTGTGAGGACTTTAGTCAGTTCGGATTCAAGGGAAGCGAGCACTAGAAACAGAAGTGTGGGTTTGAGAACACACAGCACTTTTTCTGAGTCTGATAACTTTGAACTGTCTTCAAACTCGCAGCAGCCTCTGACTAGTACTTACGAACCTCGTATTCAGATGGGGCAGAGTGAGACGAAAAAGAAATCAAAGACATACTTTGATTCTGATGATAGTAGTTCTGACGATGAACAGCCAAAACAAAATTTAGCTAGTTCTGCTCGTCCTGGTAGCGGAGCATCACGAAGAACATCTGTTCCCTCGAAAACTGCGACTACTCGTACAAAACTTGGATGGAAATCTACTAGAGCTTCTCAGGAGAGTGAAAATGAAGAGGCCTCATCCATGAATAGCTCCGAAAATCGAGCAAGTTCTGAGCCTAGATCATCCACCAGTGTGCAACCTTCAAGTTCCCTTCCTAAGAAAGTGATGCAAGATTATGGTGAGGAGCAAGAGGCTTCAAAAGGTGGAAGTTCTGAAGCAGATACTAAGGAGAAGGCTGGTCATGTTCATCCAAAGCTACCTGACTATGACTCCTTTGCTGCTCATTTCATGTCTCTTAGAAAGGGTCGCCAATAA
- the LOC130981774 gene encoding probable caffeoyl-CoA O-methyltransferase At4g26220, which translates to MENIEEPMDSNFPVILQSEKLAKYIVETAVYPREPQLLKELRELTQNYPRGFMGTNPESGQLMSILLKLLNAKKTIEIGVFTGYSLLLTALNIPLDGKITAIDIDRKAYEVGLPFIKKAGVEHKIDFIESPALPILDKLLQDPSNLGTYDFAFIDADKWSYVKYHERLINLVKVGGLLVYDDTLLGGFVVWPEQDVEASHRPYRKALIEVNDALATDPRVEIALASVGDGLTICRRIA; encoded by the exons ATGGAAAACATAGAAGAACCAATGGATTCCAATTTTCCAGTCATACTACAGAGCGAAAAGTTAGCAAAG taTATAGTGGAAACTGCTGTTTACCCTCGCGAGCCACAGCTTCTTAAAGAGCTGAGGGAACTCACTCAGAATTATCCTAG GGGTTTCATGGGTACTAATCCTGAATCAGGCCAACTAATGTCAATATTGTTGAAGCTATTGAATGCCAAAAAGACGATTGAAATTGGAGTGTTTACTGGCTACTCTCTTCTTCTTACAGCTCTTAACATTCCTCTTGATGGAAAG ATTACAGCCATAGATATTGACAGAAAAGCTTATGAGGTTGGATTACCATTCATCAAAAAGGCTGGAGTAGAGCACAAGATTGATTTTATAGAGTCTCCAGCTCTGCCAATTTTGGACAAACTATTGCAAGAT CCTTCAAACTTGGGAACTTATGACTTCGCCTTCATTGATGCTGACAAATGGAGCTATGTGAAGTACCATGAGAGGCTCATAAATCTGGTGAAGGTTGGTGGGTTGCTTGTCTACGATGACACACTCTTAGGTGGATTTGTTGTGTGGCCTGAACAGGATGTTGAAGCTTCTCACAGACCATATCGAAAAGCTTTAATCGAAGTCAACGACGCACTCGCCACAGACCCACGCGTTGAGATCGCTCTTGCTTCTGTTGGAGATGGACTCACTATTTGCAGGCGCATTGCATGA
- the LOC130981773 gene encoding deoxyhypusine synthase isoform X2 — MVDVIVTTTGGIEEDLIKCLAPTYKGDFSLDGAYLRSKGLNRIGNLLVPNDNYCKFEDWIIPIFDQMLTEQNNENVIWTPSKLIARLGKEIKNESSYLYWAYKNNIPVFCPGLTDGSLGDMLYFHSFRNPGLIVDIVQDIRAMNGEAVHASPRKTGMIILGGGIPKHHICNANMMRNGADYAVFINTAQEFDGSDSGARPDEAVSWGKIRGSAKTVKVHCDATIAFPLLVAETFAPRVKPCNQ; from the exons ATG GTTGATGTAATTGTGACAACTACTGGTGGCATCGAGGAAGATCTTATAAAGTGCCTTGCACCAACATACAAAGGAGATTTCTCTCTGGATGGAGCCTATCTGCGCTCAAAGGGATTGAATCGTATTGGTAATTTGTTGGTCCCTAATGACAATTATTGCAAATTTGAGGACTGGATTATTCCCATTTTTGATCAGATGTTGACAGAACAAAATAATGAG AATGTGATATGGACACCATCCAAGTTGATTGCTCGATTGGGTAAAGAAATAAAGAATGAGAGCTCTTACCTTTATTGGGCATACAAG AACAATATTCCAGTATTTTGTCCGGGCTTAACCGATGGCTCATTGGGGGACATGCTGTACTTCCATTCGTTCCGCAACCCGGGTCTGATTGTAGACATAGTGCAAG ATATAAGGGCCATGAATGGAGAAGCTGTACATGCGAGTCCTAGGAAGACCGGCATGATTATTTTAGGAGGTGGTATTCCAAAGCATCACATCTGCAATGCCAATATGATGCGTAATGGTGCAGACTACGCTGTTTTTATTAATACCGCACAAGAATTTGATGGTAGTGATTCGGGAGCTCGTCCAGATGAAGCTGTTTCCTGGGGGAAAATACGAGGATCTGCAAAAACTGTTAAG GTCCACTGTGATGCAACCATCGCCTTCCCTTTGCTTGTTGCCGAAACATTTGCCCCAAGAGTGAAACCTTGCAATCAATAG
- the LOC130981773 gene encoding deoxyhypusine synthase isoform X1, with amino-acid sequence MGEAKEDNVVLSSVHSTVFKESENLEGKCTKIEGYDFNQGVNYHQLLKSMVTTGFQASNLGDAIQVINQMLDWRLADEPVVDDCSEEERDLSYRRSVTCKVFLGFTSNLISSGVRDTVRFLVQHHMVDVIVTTTGGIEEDLIKCLAPTYKGDFSLDGAYLRSKGLNRIGNLLVPNDNYCKFEDWIIPIFDQMLTEQNNENVIWTPSKLIARLGKEIKNESSYLYWAYKNNIPVFCPGLTDGSLGDMLYFHSFRNPGLIVDIVQDIRAMNGEAVHASPRKTGMIILGGGIPKHHICNANMMRNGADYAVFINTAQEFDGSDSGARPDEAVSWGKIRGSAKTVKVHCDATIAFPLLVAETFAPRVKPCNQ; translated from the exons ATGGGTGAGGCAAAGGAAGACAATGTTGTTCTATCTTCAGTTCATTCCACAGTCTTCAAAGAATCGGAAAATCTAGAAGGAAAATGCACCAAAATTGAAGGCTATGACTTCAACCAAGGCGTCAATTACCATCAGCTTCTCAAGTCCATGGTCACCACTGGCTTTCAAGCTTCAAACCTAGGAGACGCAATCCAAGTCATTAATCAAATG CTAGATTGGAGGCTCGCTGATGAACCAGTAGTCGATGATTGCAGTGAGGAAGAGAGGGATTTGAGTTACCGAAGGTCTGTTACTTGCAAGGTGTTTCTGGGATTCACTTCTAATCTCATCTCCTCTGGTGTTAGAGACACTGTTCGGTTTCTCGTTCAACATCACATG GTTGATGTAATTGTGACAACTACTGGTGGCATCGAGGAAGATCTTATAAAGTGCCTTGCACCAACATACAAAGGAGATTTCTCTCTGGATGGAGCCTATCTGCGCTCAAAGGGATTGAATCGTATTGGTAATTTGTTGGTCCCTAATGACAATTATTGCAAATTTGAGGACTGGATTATTCCCATTTTTGATCAGATGTTGACAGAACAAAATAATGAG AATGTGATATGGACACCATCCAAGTTGATTGCTCGATTGGGTAAAGAAATAAAGAATGAGAGCTCTTACCTTTATTGGGCATACAAG AACAATATTCCAGTATTTTGTCCGGGCTTAACCGATGGCTCATTGGGGGACATGCTGTACTTCCATTCGTTCCGCAACCCGGGTCTGATTGTAGACATAGTGCAAG ATATAAGGGCCATGAATGGAGAAGCTGTACATGCGAGTCCTAGGAAGACCGGCATGATTATTTTAGGAGGTGGTATTCCAAAGCATCACATCTGCAATGCCAATATGATGCGTAATGGTGCAGACTACGCTGTTTTTATTAATACCGCACAAGAATTTGATGGTAGTGATTCGGGAGCTCGTCCAGATGAAGCTGTTTCCTGGGGGAAAATACGAGGATCTGCAAAAACTGTTAAG GTCCACTGTGATGCAACCATCGCCTTCCCTTTGCTTGTTGCCGAAACATTTGCCCCAAGAGTGAAACCTTGCAATCAATAG
- the LOC130983219 gene encoding probable phospholipase A2 homolog 1 translates to MSRATAVVVVLLLAVLVDLSEVQANACSKKCIAEQCHVLSIRYGKYCGVGYSGCPGEQPCDDIDACCMAHDNCVDKEGMVSVDCHHKLKKCLIDVQKSGKEGFSKECPVSVAAPTMIKGMDFAILMTQLGSNIHH, encoded by the exons ATGTCACGCGCCACCGCCGTCGTCGTTGTCCTCCTCCTCGCTGTCCTTGTTGATCTCTCCGAG GTACAGGCCAATGCGTGCAGCAAGAAATGCATTGCAGAACAATGCCACG TGCTGTCAATCAGATACGGAAAGTATTGCGGGGTGGGGTACTCTGGCTGCCCTGGTGAGCAACCCTGTGATGATATTGACGCTTGTTGCATGGCCCATGACAATTGCGTTGACAAAGAAG GAATGGTTTCTGTGGATTGTCACCACAAGTTGAAGAAGTGCCTAATCGACGTTCAGAAATCTGGGAAGGAAGGATTCTCAAAGGAGTGTCCGGTCAGTGTAGCTGCCCCTACTATGATTAAAGGCATGGATTTTGCCATCTTGATGACCCAATTGGGGAGCAATATACATCATTAA
- the LOC130981260 gene encoding uncharacterized protein LOC130981260: MPGSVGPEDEPGLSWRTGGRISSYGGTLLIAIAQDGNSNILPVAFALVEGENAESWTFFLSHLPQHVIPKPGVLVISDRHNGIKAALEAPDGGWLPPSAYRAFCIRHVAANFALTFKGKDARRLLVNAAYAKTEVEFDYWFDILRSEDPAMCDWANRIDYSLWTQHRDEGRRFGHMTTNISECVNSILKGVRNLPVASLVKATYCRLAELFVRKGREAEAQMGTGQQFSQHLVKCIEANMKTARCFTVTLYDRDNSEFTVAETTPTGSFPWVLTEYHLPLGHVTGYFQALHFPCQHALACCAYSRVTWTS, translated from the exons ATGCCTGGGAGTGTTGGTCCTGAAGACGAGCCCGGTTTGAGTTGGAGGACAGGTGGACGAATCTCAAGC TATGGGGGAACGTTGCTCATCGCGATTGCACAGGATGGGAACTCCAACATTCTACCTGTGGCATTCGCACTAGTAGAGGGTGAGAATGCGGAATCCTGGACATTCTTTCTCTCGCACCTTCCACAGCACGTGATCCCGAAGCCCGGTGTGCTGGTTATATCGGACAGGCACAACGGCATCAAGGCTGCGCTCGAGGCTCCTGACGGCGGTTGGCTACCGCCATCTGCGTACCGTGCATTCTGCATACGACACGTAGCGGCTAATTTTGCCCTAACCTTCAAGGGCAAAGACGCTAGGAGGCTACTAGTGAACGCGGCGTATGCGAAGACCGAGGTTGAATTTGATTACTGGTTTGATATCCTGCGATCTGAAGATCCGGCGATGTGTGACTGGGCGAACCGGATTGATTACTCGTTGTGGACTCAGCATCGTGATGAGGGGCGGAGATTCGGTCACATGACGACGAACATCTCCGAGTGTGTGAACTCCATCCTGAAGGGGGTCAGAAATCTCCCTGTAGCATCCCTGGTGAAGGCAACATATTGTAGGCTTGCGGAACTATTTGTTCGCAAGGGGAGAGAGGCTGAGGCCCAGATGGGAACAGGACAACAATTCAGTCAGCATTTGGTGAAGTGTATTGAGGCCAACATGAAGACGGCCAGGTGCTTCACGGTGACGCTGTATGACCGGGATAACTCCGAGTTCACTGTAGCAGAGACTACTCCGACTGGTTCTTTCCCTTGGGTACTTACAGAGTATCACTTGCCTCTCGGACATGTGACTGGGTACTTCCAGGCTCTTCATTTCCCGTGTCAGCACGCACTTGCGTGCTGTGCATACTCACGGGTCACCTGGACCTCTTAG
- the LOC130982679 gene encoding pentatricopeptide repeat-containing protein At3g14330 encodes MMVMFPAISLSTNITVKTNITVSATPTPRTTTTQKLHKTTPPLGSTLKSLCKLGKLEEAFSVIESSKRKPNDEDIEVFSLFLHACISTKSLEHAQKLRSHILRSKPSLLQNPTLKSKLITLFSVCGQLDEARRVFNDQTSGEATPSEPVWVAMAIGYSRNGFSTEVLLLYSNMLLHSVKPGNFAFSAALKACVDTSDTFLGRAIHAQIVKHDEEADQVVNNALLKFYVECGGCFNEALKVFEVMPQRNVVSWNTLIAGFAGQGRVFEMLDAFRVMQGEAMGFSWVTLTTVLPVCGQVTALHSGKEIHGQIVKSKKRGDVPLLNSLMDMYAKCGAIGYCRKVFDRMQNKDLTSWNTMLSGYAINGQIDEAMALFDEMISNNIRPDGITFVALLSGCSHSGLTSEGNRLFHVMQNYGVKPSLEHYACLVDMLGRSGKLHEGLAVAESLPMKPTGSIWGSLLNSCRLYGNVSLAETVAERLFVIEPNNSGNYVMLSNIYANAGMWEEVKRVREMMAMRGIKKDAGCSWIQIKHRIHTFVAGGSTDFRNSAEFCRVWSELSNATKKVGYVPDTEVVLHDINEEMKTMWVCGHSERLAAVYALINTGEGMPVRITKNLRVCVDCHSWMKAVSRVTKRLIVLRDTNRFHHFENGTCSCKDYW; translated from the coding sequence GTTCAACCCTGAAATCCCTTTGCAAATTGGGAAAATTGGAGGAGGCCTTTAGCGTTATAGAATCCTCAAAGCGCAAACCCAATGATGAAGACATTGAAgttttctctctcttcctccATGCCTGCATCTCCACAAAGTCATTGGAACATGCCCAAAAGCTCCGTTCCCACATTCTTCGCTCAAAACCGAGCCTTTTGCAGAACCCCACCCTGAAGAGCAAGCTCATCACACTCTTCTCCGTCTGCGGCCAACTCGACGAGGCTCGCCGTGTCTTCAATGACCAAACCAGCGGTGAAGCCACTCCCTCGGAGCCAGTGTGGGTAGCCATGGCAATTGGGTACTCTAGAAACGGATTTTCTACTGAAGTTCTGCTTCTGTATAGTAATATGTTGTTGCATTCTGTGAAGCCCGGAAATTTCGCGTTTTCGGCGGCTCTTAAGGCCTGTGTGGATACCTCTGATACTTTCTTGGGTAGAGCAATCCATGCCCAGATTGTGAAGCATGATGAGGAAGCTGATCAAGTTGTGAACAATGCACTGTTGAAGTTCTATGTGGAGTGTGGAGGGTGCTTCAATGAGGCACTGAAGGTGTTTGAGGTAATGCCTCAACGAAATGTTGTGTCTTGGAACACGCTGATTGCGGGTTTCGCTGGTCAAGGGAGAGTGTTTGAGATGCTCGATGCTTTTCGAGTTATGCAGGGAGAGGCGATGGGGTTCAGTTGGGTCACCCTTACAACGGTTCTTCCTGTTTGTGGTCAAGTTACTGCACTTCACAGTGGGAAGGAGATACATGGGCAAATTGTGAAGTCTAAGAAGAGAGGTGATGTTCCTTTACTTAACTCTCTTATGGACATGTATGCCAAATGTGGAGCAATTGGTTATTGTAGAAAAGTGTTTGACCGAATGCAGAACAAGGACTTAACATCATGGAATACAATGCTTTCCGGGTATGCAATCAATGGGCAAATAGATGAGGCAATGGCTTTGTTTGATGAAATGATAAGTAATAACATTAGGCCAGATGGTATCACCTTTGTTGCCTTGTTATCTGGTTGTAGCCATTCAGGACTTACAAGTGAGGGGAACAGGTTGTTTCATGTGATGCAAAATTATGGGGTGAAACCATCTCTAGAACACTATGCTTGTTTGGTAGATATGTTAGGTAGGTCAGGGAAACTCCACGAGGGGTTAGCAGTGGCAGAAAGCCTTCCAATGAAGCCTACCGGAAGCATATGGGGATCGTTGCTTAACTCGTGTCGGCTCTATGGTAACGTTTCTCTCGCAGAAACTGTGGCCGAGCGGTTGTTTGTGATTGAACCTAACAATTCCGGAAACTATGTGATGTTGTCCAACATATATGCAAATGCAGGGATGTGGGAGGAGGTGAAGAGAGTTAGAGAAATGATGGCAATGAGGGGAATCAAGAAAGATGCCGGATGTAGTTGGATACAAATAAAGCATAGAATTCATACATTTGTCGCAGGAGGGAGCACCGATTTTCGCAATTCAGCTGAGTTTTGCAGAGTTTGGAGTGAGTTGTCAAATGCTACAAAGAAAGTGGGATATGTCCCTGACACAGAAGTTGTTCTTCATGATATTAATGAAGAGATGAAGACAATGTGGGTTTGTGGACACAGTGAAAGGCTTGCAGCAGTGTATGCACTCATCAACACTGGTGAGGGAATGCCAGTTAGGATTACTAAGAACCTCAGAGTTTGTGTGGATTGTCACTCATGGATGAAGGCAGTTTCAAGAGTTACAAAGAGATTGATTGTATTGAGAGATACAAATAGGTTTCACCATTTTGAAAATGGTACTTGTTCTTGTAAGGACTATTGGTGA